A genomic region of Dickeya solani IPO 2222 contains the following coding sequences:
- a CDS encoding LytR/AlgR family response regulator transcription factor: MKAIIVEDEFLAQQELSWLVKQHSQIEVAAVFDDGLDVLKYLQDNRVDVIFLDINIPSLDGVMLAKNISQFAHKPLIVFITAYKNHAVEAFELEAFDYILKPYHETRIVGMLQKLEAAWQQQQLPTHSGGDNRPAPMTINLIKDKRIIVTNIHDIYYAESHEKLTFVYTRRDEFVMSMNITEFCGRLPEAYFFRCHRSYCVNLSKIREIEPWFNNTYILKLSDLDFQVPVSRSKVREFRQLMRL; encoded by the coding sequence GTGAAAGCGATCATTGTCGAAGATGAGTTTCTGGCGCAGCAGGAGCTGAGCTGGCTTGTCAAACAACACAGTCAGATTGAGGTGGCCGCCGTGTTTGACGATGGCCTCGACGTGCTGAAATACCTGCAGGATAACCGGGTAGATGTGATCTTCCTGGATATCAACATTCCATCGCTGGACGGGGTGATGCTGGCGAAGAACATCAGCCAGTTCGCCCATAAACCCTTGATCGTCTTCATCACCGCTTATAAGAATCATGCGGTGGAGGCGTTTGAGCTGGAAGCGTTCGACTATATCCTCAAGCCCTACCATGAAACCCGCATTGTCGGTATGCTGCAAAAACTTGAGGCGGCGTGGCAGCAACAGCAATTGCCTACCCATTCTGGCGGCGACAACCGCCCGGCGCCGATGACCATCAATCTGATTAAAGATAAACGGATTATCGTCACCAATATTCACGATATTTATTACGCCGAATCCCACGAAAAGCTGACTTTTGTCTATACCCGGCGTGATGAGTTCGTGATGTCGATGAACATCACCGAGTTTTGCGGTCGGTTACCGGAAGCCTATTTTTTCCGGTGTCACCGTTCGTACTGCGTCAACCTGAGCAAGATCCGCGAGATCGAGCCCTGGTTCAACAACACCTATATTCTCAAACTGAGCGACCTGGATTTTCAGGTGCCGGTCAGCCGCAGCAAAGTGCGGGAATTTCGCCAACTGATGCGGTTGTAG
- a CDS encoding OFA family MFS transporter translates to MNSKPANRGVIIAGTILAQMGLGTIYTWSLYNQPLVDKFDWPLSSVATTFSLTSFFLAFATLFAGRIQERIGIRKLTLIAGLVLGTALMAASMVSSLPMLWLLVGVVVGFADGAAYITTLSNLIKWFPNRKGVIAGISVGAYGTGSLVFKYINSALLAQVGVSQTFFWWGAMALLMITGGAMLLKDAPVQPAQTAALGGSVNFTVSEMLRRKEAWLLFVVFFTSCMSGLYLIGIAKDIGVKMAGLDAVTAASVVSAIAICNTAGRLILGYLSDNVGRLRVLNFTLLVTALSVTVMAFLPLNAMTFFLCTGAVAFCFGGNITVYPAIVADFFGLKHHSKNYGLIYQGFGLGPLAGSFIAAALGGFHSTFIAIALLSVVSLVITLFIQPPKAPHEQDAPLVAQGSHA, encoded by the coding sequence ATGAACAGTAAACCGGCAAATCGCGGCGTTATTATTGCAGGGACTATCCTCGCCCAAATGGGGCTGGGGACCATTTATACCTGGAGTCTTTACAACCAGCCGCTGGTCGACAAATTCGACTGGCCGCTCAGTTCGGTGGCGACCACTTTTTCTCTCACCAGCTTTTTCCTGGCATTCGCCACGTTGTTTGCCGGGCGTATTCAGGAACGTATCGGTATCCGGAAGCTGACGTTGATCGCCGGCCTGGTGTTGGGGACGGCGCTGATGGCTGCCTCTATGGTGTCCTCGTTGCCGATGTTGTGGCTGCTGGTAGGCGTGGTGGTTGGGTTTGCCGACGGTGCAGCGTACATCACCACCTTGTCCAACCTGATTAAATGGTTCCCGAATCGCAAGGGCGTTATTGCCGGAATTTCGGTCGGCGCGTACGGCACCGGCAGTCTGGTGTTCAAATACATCAACAGCGCGTTGCTGGCGCAGGTCGGCGTGTCCCAGACGTTCTTCTGGTGGGGAGCGATGGCGTTGTTGATGATTACCGGCGGCGCCATGCTGCTGAAAGACGCGCCGGTACAACCGGCTCAGACAGCGGCCCTCGGCGGCAGCGTTAACTTTACCGTCAGCGAAATGCTGCGCCGTAAAGAAGCCTGGCTGCTGTTTGTGGTGTTCTTCACCTCCTGTATGAGCGGGCTGTATCTGATCGGCATCGCGAAGGATATCGGCGTGAAAATGGCTGGGCTGGATGCGGTGACGGCCGCCAGCGTGGTATCGGCGATTGCCATTTGCAACACCGCCGGGCGCCTGATTCTCGGCTATCTGTCTGACAACGTGGGGCGCTTGCGGGTACTGAACTTTACGCTGCTGGTGACCGCGCTGTCGGTGACTGTGATGGCTTTCCTACCGTTGAATGCCATGACGTTCTTCCTGTGTACCGGTGCGGTGGCCTTCTGTTTCGGCGGTAATATCACCGTCTACCCGGCGATTGTGGCTGATTTCTTTGGACTGAAGCACCACAGTAAAAACTACGGGCTGATTTATCAGGGGTTCGGTCTGGGTCCGTTGGCCGGTTCTTTTATCGCGGCCGCGCTGGGCGGATTCCACAGCACCTTTATCGCCATTGCGCTGCTGTCGGTTGTGTCGCTGGTGATTACCCTGTTCATCCAGCCGCCGAAAGCGCCGCACGAGCAGGATGCGCCATTGGTCGCACAGGGCAGCCACGCCTGA
- the rplY gene encoding 50S ribosomal protein L25, translated as MITINAEVRKEQGKGASRRLRTTGKFPAIVYGGSEAPVSIELDHDIIKNLEDRNSESLYGEIALVVDGKETKVKIQAVQRHPFKPKLTHIDFVRI; from the coding sequence ATGATTACTATCAACGCAGAAGTACGTAAAGAGCAGGGTAAGGGTGCGAGCCGCCGCCTGCGCACTACCGGTAAATTCCCCGCCATCGTTTACGGCGGCAGCGAAGCACCGGTTTCCATCGAACTGGACCACGATATCATTAAGAACCTGGAAGATCGTAACAGCGAAAGTCTGTACGGTGAAATCGCCCTGGTCGTCGATGGCAAAGAAACCAAAGTAAAAATCCAGGCTGTTCAGCGTCACCCGTTCAAGCCGAAATTGACTCACATTGACTTCGTTCGCATTTAA
- a CDS encoding DEAD/DEAH box helicase, with protein sequence MSFTLRPYQQEAVDATLAYFRQHTAPAVIVLPTGAGKSLVIAELARLARGRVLVLAHVRELVEQNHAKYCALGLQADIFAAGLNQRDSDGKVVFGSVQSVARHPDKFDDAFSLLIVDECHRISDDEDSQYQQIIQHLQRANPQLRLLGLTATPYRLGRGWIYQYHYHGMIRGDDSCLFRDCIYELPLRYMIRHGFLVPPERLDMPVVQYDFSQLAARSNGLFSNGLFSDVELNRELKRQQRVTPQIVRQITEYAANRRGVMIFAATVEHAREVEGLLPTGEAALISGETPAPQRDALIAAFKQQQLRYLVNVSVLTTGFDAPHVDVIAILRPTESVSLYQQIIGRGLRLFPGKTDCLILDYAGNPFDLYTPEVGHSKPHSDSQPVQVFCPQCSFANLFWGKCTDDGTVIEHYGRRCQGWQADEQGRRQQCDYRFRFKSCPHCGAENDIAARRCQTCEAVLVDPDDMLKAALKLKDALVLRCSGMNLQHGADAKGEWLRITYYDEDGADVSERFRLHTAAQRNAFTHVFLRAHQRAPGVPFHWQHADDVVAQQALLRAPDFVVARLQGKFWQVREKIFDYQGRYRRAHELRG encoded by the coding sequence ATGTCATTTACACTGCGCCCATACCAGCAAGAAGCGGTTGACGCCACCCTTGCCTATTTTCGCCAGCACACCGCTCCGGCGGTGATCGTTTTACCCACCGGCGCCGGCAAAAGCCTGGTGATCGCCGAGCTGGCGCGGCTGGCGCGCGGCCGGGTATTGGTGCTGGCGCACGTCAGGGAACTGGTGGAGCAGAATCACGCCAAATATTGCGCGCTGGGGCTACAGGCGGACATTTTCGCCGCCGGGCTTAACCAGCGCGACAGCGACGGCAAGGTGGTGTTTGGCAGCGTGCAGTCGGTGGCGCGGCACCCCGACAAATTTGATGACGCTTTCTCGTTGCTGATCGTCGATGAATGTCACCGGATTAGCGACGATGAAGACAGTCAGTACCAGCAAATCATCCAGCATTTACAGCGGGCCAATCCCCAGTTGCGACTGCTGGGATTGACCGCCACCCCTTATCGCCTCGGCCGGGGCTGGATCTATCAGTACCACTATCACGGCATGATCCGCGGCGACGATAGCTGCCTGTTTCGCGACTGCATCTACGAGCTGCCGCTGCGCTACATGATTCGGCACGGTTTTCTGGTGCCGCCGGAGCGGCTGGACATGCCGGTAGTGCAGTACGACTTTAGCCAACTGGCGGCGCGCAGCAATGGGTTGTTCAGCAATGGACTGTTCAGTGATGTGGAGCTGAACCGCGAGTTGAAGCGTCAGCAGCGAGTCACGCCACAAATTGTCCGCCAGATTACCGAGTACGCCGCTAACCGACGCGGCGTGATGATTTTCGCCGCCACGGTCGAACACGCGCGGGAAGTCGAAGGGCTGCTGCCGACCGGCGAAGCGGCGTTGATCAGCGGCGAAACGCCGGCACCGCAGCGGGATGCGCTGATCGCCGCCTTCAAGCAGCAACAGTTGCGCTATCTGGTTAACGTGTCGGTGCTGACCACCGGTTTCGATGCGCCGCACGTCGATGTGATCGCCATTTTGCGCCCGACGGAATCCGTCAGCCTCTACCAGCAAATCATCGGCCGCGGCCTGCGCCTGTTTCCCGGCAAAACCGACTGCCTGATTCTCGACTACGCCGGTAATCCGTTTGATCTTTACACGCCCGAAGTCGGCCACAGCAAACCGCACAGCGACAGCCAGCCGGTGCAGGTGTTCTGCCCGCAGTGCAGCTTCGCCAACCTGTTCTGGGGAAAATGCACCGACGATGGCACGGTGATTGAGCATTATGGTCGTCGTTGCCAGGGCTGGCAGGCGGACGAACAAGGGCGGCGGCAACAATGCGATTACCGTTTCCGCTTCAAAAGCTGCCCGCATTGCGGCGCCGAAAACGACATTGCCGCCCGACGCTGTCAGACGTGCGAAGCGGTGCTGGTCGATCCGGACGACATGTTGAAAGCGGCGCTAAAACTGAAAGATGCACTGGTGCTGCGCTGCAGCGGCATGAACCTGCAACACGGCGCCGACGCCAAAGGCGAATGGCTGCGCATCACCTACTACGACGAAGACGGCGCCGACGTCAGCGAACGTTTCCGGCTGCACACCGCCGCTCAGCGCAACGCCTTTACGCATGTGTTTCTGCGGGCGCATCAGCGCGCGCCCGGCGTGCCCTTCCACTGGCAGCATGCTGACGATGTGGTGGCGCAGCAGGCGCTGCTGCGCGCGCCGGATTTCGTGGTGGCCCGTTTACAGGGCAAATTCTGGCAGGTACGGGAAAAGATCTTCGATTATCAGGGCCGCTATCGCCGCGCCCATGAACTGCGCGGCTAG
- a CDS encoding YecH family metal-binding protein — MSSIHGHEVLHMMVAANRSFTTDELIAAIEARFGGDARFHTCSAADMTAAGLVQFLADKGKFIPQDNGFTTHESKICRH, encoded by the coding sequence ATGTCATCGATTCACGGTCATGAAGTATTACATATGATGGTGGCCGCCAACAGATCCTTTACCACCGATGAACTGATTGCCGCCATTGAGGCGCGTTTCGGCGGCGATGCCCGCTTTCACACCTGCTCCGCCGCCGACATGACCGCCGCCGGGCTGGTGCAATTTCTGGCTGACAAAGGCAAATTCATTCCGCAAGATAACGGGTTTACCACCCATGAAAGCAAAATCTGCCGCCACTGA
- the rsuA gene encoding 16S rRNA pseudouridine(516) synthase RsuA — translation MRLDKFLSQQLGISRALVARELHAQRVTVNGDVVKSGAFKLLPDHEVMFDGNVLKQQHGPRYFMLNKPQGYVCSTDDPDHPTILYFIDEPVAHKLHAAGRLDIDTSGLVLLTDDGQWSHRITSPKHHCEKTYLVTLEQPLAPDTAENFQTGVQLHGEKNLTRPATLEQISEHQVRLTISEGRYHQVKRMFAAVGNHVVALHRERIGAITLDDALEPGEYRPLTPEEVVGIGQ, via the coding sequence ATGCGATTGGATAAATTTCTTTCCCAACAGTTGGGGATCAGCCGTGCGCTGGTAGCGCGCGAACTGCACGCGCAGCGTGTGACGGTAAACGGTGATGTGGTAAAAAGCGGTGCGTTCAAGCTGCTGCCGGACCATGAGGTGATGTTCGACGGTAATGTGCTCAAACAGCAGCACGGGCCGCGTTATTTCATGCTGAATAAGCCGCAGGGATATGTGTGTTCAACCGACGATCCCGATCACCCGACGATTTTGTATTTTATCGATGAACCGGTGGCGCACAAGCTGCATGCCGCTGGCCGGCTGGATATCGACACCAGCGGTCTGGTGCTGCTGACCGACGACGGCCAGTGGTCGCACCGCATTACCTCGCCGAAGCACCATTGCGAAAAAACCTATCTGGTGACGCTGGAACAACCGCTGGCGCCGGATACTGCGGAGAACTTTCAGACTGGCGTGCAATTACACGGCGAGAAGAATCTGACGCGCCCGGCAACGCTGGAGCAGATTTCTGAGCACCAGGTGCGGTTGACCATCAGCGAAGGTCGCTATCATCAGGTAAAACGCATGTTTGCCGCGGTTGGCAACCATGTAGTGGCGTTGCATCGTGAACGCATCGGCGCCATTACGCTGGATGACGCGCTGGAGCCCGGCGAATATCGCCCGCTGACGCCGGAAGAGGTAGTCGGCATCGGGCAATAG
- a CDS encoding Bcr/CflA family multidrug efflux MFS transporter: protein MLMPIAIDMYLPALPVIAKEFSVDPGRVQMTLSSYVLGFAIGQIFYGPMSDSIGRKPVILGGVLIFTLAAAACALSQTVDQLIHMRFLHGLSAASASVVINALMRDMFSKDEFSRMMSFVILVMTVAPLLAPIIGGALLFWLSWHAIFWTIAAASLVATVLVWVFIHETLPAERRQRFHLRTTLGNFFQLVRHRRVFSYMFASGLSFSGMFAFLSAGPFVYIDLNGVSPQHFGYYFALNIVFLFLMTLLNSRIVSRMGAMFMFRLGLIIQFVMGIWLVVVSSFHLGFIPLVVGVAVFVGCVATVASNAMAVILDDFPHMAGTASSLAGTMRFGLGSLVGSLLSLATFQSVWPMVGAMAFCSTGAFGLFLYASRR from the coding sequence ATGCTGATGCCAATCGCCATCGATATGTATTTACCGGCGCTGCCGGTGATCGCAAAAGAATTTTCGGTCGATCCGGGTCGGGTGCAGATGACCCTCAGCTCGTATGTGCTCGGTTTCGCCATCGGCCAGATTTTCTATGGCCCGATGTCGGACAGTATCGGCCGTAAGCCGGTGATTCTGGGGGGCGTGCTGATTTTTACTCTGGCCGCCGCCGCCTGTGCGCTGTCGCAAACGGTCGATCAACTGATTCATATGCGCTTCCTGCACGGCTTGTCGGCCGCGTCGGCCAGCGTGGTGATCAACGCGCTGATGCGGGATATGTTCTCGAAAGATGAATTCTCGCGCATGATGTCGTTTGTGATTCTGGTGATGACGGTGGCGCCGCTGCTGGCGCCGATCATCGGCGGCGCGCTGTTGTTCTGGCTTAGCTGGCACGCCATCTTTTGGACTATCGCCGCCGCGTCGCTGGTGGCGACGGTGCTGGTATGGGTGTTTATCCATGAAACCTTGCCGGCGGAACGGCGACAGCGTTTCCATTTGCGTACCACGCTGGGGAACTTTTTCCAGTTGGTCCGTCACCGCCGCGTTTTCAGTTATATGTTTGCCAGCGGCCTGTCGTTTTCCGGCATGTTTGCCTTTCTGAGCGCCGGGCCGTTTGTTTACATCGATCTTAACGGTGTGTCGCCCCAGCACTTTGGTTACTACTTTGCGCTGAATATCGTGTTCCTGTTTTTGATGACGCTGCTCAACAGCCGTATTGTGTCGCGGATGGGGGCGATGTTCATGTTCCGGCTGGGGTTGATTATCCAGTTCGTGATGGGGATATGGCTGGTGGTAGTCAGTAGTTTCCATTTAGGGTTTATTCCGCTGGTGGTTGGCGTCGCGGTATTCGTAGGCTGTGTCGCTACGGTGGCGTCCAACGCCATGGCGGTGATTCTCGATGATTTCCCCCATATGGCCGGAACGGCGTCTTCGCTGGCCGGCACCATGCGCTTCGGGCTAGGGTCGCTGGTGGGGTCGTTATTGTCGCTGGCAACGTTCCAGAGCGTGTGGCCAATGGTGGGTGCTATGGCGTTCTGCTCGACAGGCGCGTTCGGCTTATTTCTGTACGCCAGTCGGCGTTAG
- a CDS encoding YejG family protein: protein MNTLQLSVVHRLPQSYRWLSGFTGVKVEPIPLCSMDDDSHLIGFKLLSHDGEEARQIMRHLNQSLDDIQLQCAIVEWEGEPCLFLHRQDESAAMCRLKDVGVAIAESVCAQYPF, encoded by the coding sequence GTGAATACTCTCCAACTTTCGGTGGTTCATCGCTTGCCGCAAAGTTACCGCTGGTTATCCGGTTTTACTGGCGTCAAAGTTGAACCGATTCCGCTTTGCAGCATGGATGATGACAGTCACCTGATCGGTTTTAAACTGCTCAGCCACGACGGCGAAGAGGCTCGCCAGATCATGCGTCACCTCAACCAGTCACTGGATGATATCCAGCTACAATGTGCGATAGTGGAGTGGGAAGGCGAGCCATGCTTGTTCCTGCATCGTCAGGACGAAAGCGCCGCCATGTGCCGCCTGAAAGACGTCGGCGTGGCGATCGCCGAATCCGTCTGCGCCCAATACCCTTTCTGA
- the yejF gene encoding microcin C ABC transporter ATP-binding protein YejF, which translates to MSAQPLLEIRDLSIAFRNGGQQRQVVDQVSLSIEAGETLALVGESGSGKSVTALSVLRLLPSPPVVYPHGDILFAGESLLNASEQRLRQVRGDRIAMIFQEPMVSLNPLHTIEKQLAEVLSLHRGMRHEAARGEIVGCLERVGIRQAARRLADFPHQLSGGERQRVMIAMALLTQPDLLIADEPTTALDVTVQAQILDLLNELKQELNMGLLFITHNLNIVRRLADRVAVMQAGRCVEQNQTRELFSAPQHPYTQQLLNAEPTGEALPLEQTAPTLLDVRELGVSFPIRRGLLRRTVGEKPVLQALSFSLRRGESIGLVGESGSGKSTTGLALLRLLRSRGEIWFDGQPLYRFNRKQMLPVRRRIQVVFQDPNGSLNPRLNVEQIIAEGLRVHHRLSPAEQTQRVIQSMQEVGLDPDSRYRYPSEFSGGQRQRIAIARALILQPELLILDEPTSSLDRTVQAQILTLLKKLQHTHQLAYLFISHDLHVVRSLCHQVIVLRNGEVVEQGECRQLFEHPQQDYTRQLLQLSA; encoded by the coding sequence ATGTCCGCACAACCGTTACTTGAAATCCGGGACCTGAGCATTGCGTTTCGCAACGGCGGCCAGCAGCGGCAGGTGGTCGACCAGGTCTCGCTGAGCATTGAGGCAGGAGAAACGCTGGCGTTGGTCGGCGAGTCCGGCTCCGGAAAAAGCGTAACAGCGCTGTCGGTGCTGCGTTTGCTGCCCTCGCCGCCGGTGGTCTACCCTCACGGCGACATCCTGTTTGCCGGCGAATCGCTGCTCAACGCCAGCGAACAGCGGCTGCGCCAGGTGCGCGGCGACCGGATTGCCATGATCTTTCAGGAGCCGATGGTATCCCTCAACCCGCTGCACACCATTGAAAAGCAATTGGCGGAAGTGCTCTCGCTGCACCGAGGCATGCGCCACGAAGCCGCGCGGGGTGAAATCGTCGGTTGCCTTGAGCGCGTCGGTATTCGTCAGGCGGCGCGACGACTGGCGGACTTTCCCCACCAGCTTTCCGGCGGCGAACGCCAGCGGGTGATGATCGCCATGGCGCTGCTGACGCAGCCCGACCTGCTGATTGCCGACGAACCGACCACCGCGCTGGACGTCACCGTACAGGCGCAAATTCTGGATCTGCTCAACGAGCTGAAACAGGAACTGAACATGGGCCTGCTGTTCATTACCCATAACCTGAACATTGTGCGCCGACTGGCGGACCGGGTGGCGGTAATGCAGGCCGGGCGTTGCGTGGAGCAGAACCAAACCCGCGAGTTGTTCAGCGCGCCGCAGCATCCGTATACCCAGCAGTTGCTGAATGCCGAGCCGACAGGGGAAGCCTTGCCGCTGGAACAGACCGCGCCGACGCTGTTGGATGTTCGGGAACTGGGCGTCAGCTTCCCCATCAGGCGTGGTCTATTACGCCGCACGGTGGGGGAAAAACCGGTGCTGCAAGCGCTCAGCTTTAGCCTGCGCCGCGGAGAAAGCATCGGGCTGGTGGGCGAATCCGGCTCCGGCAAGAGCACCACCGGGCTGGCGTTGCTGCGTTTGCTGCGTAGCCGTGGCGAGATCTGGTTCGACGGCCAGCCGCTGTACCGGTTTAACCGTAAGCAAATGCTACCGGTACGTCGCCGCATTCAGGTGGTGTTTCAGGACCCAAACGGTTCCCTGAATCCCCGTCTGAATGTGGAGCAGATTATCGCGGAAGGGCTGCGGGTACATCACCGGTTAAGCCCGGCGGAACAGACGCAGCGAGTGATCCAGTCCATGCAGGAAGTCGGGCTGGACCCGGACAGCCGCTATCGCTATCCGTCAGAGTTTTCCGGCGGCCAGCGCCAGCGTATCGCTATCGCCCGGGCGCTGATCCTGCAACCAGAACTGCTGATCCTCGACGAACCCACCTCATCGCTCGATCGCACGGTGCAGGCGCAGATTCTGACGCTGCTGAAAAAATTGCAGCACACCCATCAGTTGGCCTACCTGTTCATCAGCCACGATCTGCACGTGGTGCGTTCACTGTGCCATCAGGTGATTGTGCTGCGGAACGGCGAAGTGGTAGAGCAAGGCGAGTGTCGGCAACTCTTTGAACACCCGCAGCAGGACTATACCCGGCAGTTACTGCAACTATCAGCCTGA
- a CDS encoding ABC transporter permease: protein MSRLSPINQARWARFRANRRGYWSLWIFLVLFLVTLCSELVANDKPLLVRYDGQWYAPFMVDYSETTFGGQLATPADYRDPWLAQRLEQGGWALWPLIHYRYDTINYATQSAFPSPPSRQNLLGTDSQGRDVLAQVLYGFRISILFGLALTLLSSLIGIMVGASQGYYGGRVDLWGQRLIEVWSGMPTLFLIILLSSVIQPNFWWLLGITVLFGWMTLVGVVRAEFLRTRNFDYIRAAQAMGVSDWSIMFRCMLPNAMVATLTYLPFILCGSITTLTSLDFLGFGLPMGSASLGGLLLEGKNNLQAPWLGITVFMVLAVVLSLLIFIGEAVRDAFDPGKAH from the coding sequence ATGAGCCGTCTCAGCCCCATCAATCAGGCGCGTTGGGCGCGCTTTCGCGCTAATCGTCGCGGCTACTGGTCGCTGTGGATTTTTCTGGTGTTGTTTCTCGTTACCCTGTGCTCTGAGCTGGTCGCCAACGACAAACCGTTGCTGGTGCGCTACGACGGGCAGTGGTACGCGCCATTCATGGTGGATTACAGCGAAACGACCTTCGGCGGCCAGTTGGCTACGCCGGCCGATTACCGCGACCCCTGGCTGGCGCAACGGCTGGAACAAGGCGGCTGGGCATTGTGGCCGCTGATTCACTACCGCTACGACACCATCAACTATGCTACCCAGAGCGCGTTTCCGTCGCCGCCGTCGCGCCAGAATCTGCTCGGCACCGACAGTCAGGGGCGCGACGTGCTGGCGCAAGTGCTATATGGCTTTCGCATTTCCATTCTGTTCGGGCTGGCGCTAACGCTGCTGTCGAGCCTGATTGGCATCATGGTGGGCGCGTCTCAGGGGTATTACGGCGGGCGTGTGGATCTGTGGGGGCAACGCCTTATCGAAGTCTGGTCCGGTATGCCGACGCTGTTTTTGATTATCCTGCTCTCCAGCGTGATTCAGCCGAATTTCTGGTGGCTGCTGGGCATTACCGTACTGTTTGGCTGGATGACGCTGGTCGGCGTGGTGCGGGCGGAATTCCTGCGCACCCGCAATTTCGACTATATCCGCGCGGCGCAGGCGATGGGCGTCAGCGATTGGTCCATCATGTTTCGCTGCATGCTGCCCAACGCCATGGTCGCCACCCTCACCTACCTGCCGTTCATTCTCTGCGGCTCCATCACCACCCTGACCTCGCTCGACTTTCTGGGTTTTGGTCTGCCGATGGGGTCCGCCTCGCTCGGCGGTCTGTTGCTGGAAGGGAAAAACAACCTGCAGGCGCCGTGGCTTGGCATCACGGTCTTCATGGTGCTGGCAGTGGTGCTGTCACTGCTTATCTTTATCGGCGAAGCGGTTCGCGACGCCTTTGACCCAGGTAAGGCGCATTGA
- a CDS encoding microcin C ABC transporter permease YejB has product MGTYLLRRLLLVIPTLWAIITINFFIVQVAPGGPVDQAIASIEMGQGSGFGAGGDGGLARGPGGSKPSVENTYRGARGLDPEIIAEITKRYGFDKPLHERYFKLIWDYVRFDFGNSLFRGSSVIALIKESMPVSISLGLWSTLIIYLVSIPLGIKKAVRNGSAFDVWSSTLIIVGYAIPAFLFAILLIVLFAGGSYLDWFPLRGLVSPHFDSLSWFDKVTDYLWHIALPVLAMVIGGFAALTMLTKNSFLDEIRKQYVVTARAKGLDEKRILYRHVFRNAMLLVIAGFPATFISMFFTGSLLIEVMFSLNGLGLLGYDATLQRDYPVMFGTLYIFTLIGLLLNILSDMTYTLVDPRIDFEERQ; this is encoded by the coding sequence GTGGGAACTTACCTGTTACGTCGACTATTGCTGGTGATCCCCACGCTGTGGGCCATCATCACCATCAACTTTTTTATTGTGCAGGTCGCGCCGGGCGGCCCGGTCGATCAGGCCATCGCCTCGATTGAAATGGGCCAGGGCAGCGGCTTTGGCGCTGGCGGGGACGGCGGGCTGGCGCGCGGGCCGGGCGGCAGCAAGCCGTCGGTGGAAAACACCTATCGCGGCGCCCGCGGGCTGGACCCGGAAATCATCGCGGAAATCACCAAACGCTACGGCTTCGATAAGCCGCTGCACGAGCGCTATTTCAAGTTGATCTGGGATTACGTGCGATTTGATTTCGGCAACAGTCTGTTTCGCGGCTCGTCGGTCATTGCCCTGATTAAAGAGAGTATGCCGGTGTCGATATCCCTCGGGCTGTGGAGCACGCTGATCATCTATCTGGTTTCCATTCCGCTCGGCATCAAAAAGGCGGTGCGCAACGGCTCGGCCTTTGACGTCTGGAGCAGCACGCTGATTATCGTCGGCTACGCTATCCCGGCGTTCCTGTTCGCAATTCTGCTAATCGTGCTGTTCGCCGGCGGCAGTTACCTCGACTGGTTCCCGCTACGCGGGCTGGTGTCGCCGCATTTTGACAGCCTGTCCTGGTTTGACAAGGTTACCGATTATCTGTGGCACATTGCGCTGCCGGTGCTGGCGATGGTGATTGGCGGCTTCGCCGCGCTGACCATGCTGACCAAGAACTCGTTTCTGGATGAAATCCGCAAGCAGTACGTGGTCACCGCCCGCGCCAAAGGGCTGGATGAAAAACGAATTCTCTACCGCCACGTATTTCGTAACGCCATGCTGTTGGTCATCGCCGGCTTTCCCGCCACGTTCATCAGCATGTTTTTTACCGGCTCGCTGCTCATTGAGGTGATGTTCTCCCTTAACGGCCTTGGGCTGCTGGGATACGACGCCACCCTGCAGCGCGATTACCCGGTGATGTTCGGCACACTGTACATTTTCACCCTGATTGGCCTGCTGCTGAATATTCTCAGCGACATGACCTATACATTGGTTGACCCGCGTATCGATTTCGAGGAGCGCCAATGA